One part of the Anopheles merus strain MAF chromosome 3L, AmerM5.1, whole genome shotgun sequence genome encodes these proteins:
- the LOC121599829 gene encoding ornithine decarboxylase 2-like: MDTRQDTHLAKLNNVTIRPASAGTLEEEISRIIEDEPREHPLHLLDLDDLVSKHLVWLRSMPRVTPFYAVKCNDDPAILATLAALGTGFDCASEAEMRTILALGVTPDRIIFAHPIKSVQALAFAKAHGIRRMTFDNECELEKVARAYPEAELVLRIRHDSDRVLIALGKKFGCDARGDGRVLLARAKALGVAVIGVSFHVGCGSLDANCFYHAIASARSVFDYAKDELGMRLWLLDVGGGFPGDNDKPIDQYAEAVSRALQEFFPPEQDEEVYVLGEPGRFYVGSAATLLTTVQGKKIVRDDAGQIQQMMYYINDGVFGTLFDWLSLREIKDLKRAVPLVRREREHEPAFPTTIWGPTCDSTDIVCEDVPYPEHHIGDYIVFENLGAYGMTFATNFNGFPKPTVQVYVKQNTWNMLHSIAGTDWRQKTLTFFERECPRKGPEQSSDQL; encoded by the exons ATGGACACGCGCCAAGACACTCACCTAGCCAAGCTTAACAATGTGACAATTCGGCCAGCCTCGGCGGGAACGCTTGAGGAGGAAATTAGTCGCATAATCGAAGATGAGCCCCGGGAACATCCGCTCCATCTGCTCGATCTCGACGATCTGGTAAGCAAACATCTCGTCTGGCTACGATCGATGCCACGCGTCACTCCTTTCTACGCCGTCAAGTGCAACGATGATCCGGCAATACTGGCCACGCTGGCCGCCCTCGGTACCGGGTTCGACTGTGCATCGGAGGCCGAAATGCGCACCATCCTAGCGCTCGGCGTAACGCCCGACCGTATCATCTTTGCGCATCCGATCAAATCCGTCCAAGCGCTTGCGTTTGCCAAAGCGCACGGCATCCGGCGCATGACGTTCGACAACGAATGTGAGCTGGAGAAGGTGGCGCGCGCATACCCGGAGGCCGAGCTTGTGTTGCGCATACGGCACGATTCCGACCGGGTGCTGATTGCGCTGGGCAAGAAGTTTGGCTGCGATGCCCGGGGTGATGGACGCGTGCTGCTGGCACGCGCCAAGGCACTCGGCGTAGCCGTGATCGGTGTTAGCTTTCACGTGGGCTGTGGCAGCTTGGATGCGAACTGTTTCTACCATGCGATAGCATCGGCTCGATCAGTGTTTGATTATGCGAAGGATGAGCTGGGCATGCGACTGTGGCTGCTGGATGTGGGTGGTGGATTCCCGGGAGACAACGACAAACCGATCGATCAGTACGCGGAAGCGGTATCGCGAGCGTTGCAAGAGTTCTTCCCACCCGAGCAGGACGAAGAGGTGTATGTTTTGGGTGAGCCGGGACGATTCTACGTCGGATCGGCCGCCACACTGCTCACGACGGTGCAGGGGAAAAAGATTGTGCGGGATGACGCCGGCCAGATACAGCAGATGATGTACTACATCAACGACGGCGTGTTTGGCACACTGTTCGATTGGCTGAGTCTGCGCGAGATCAAGGACCTAAAGCGAGCGgtgccgttggtgcggagggAGCGTGAGCACGAGCCTGCCTTTCCGACAACCATCTGGGGCCCCACCTGCGACTCGACGGACATTGTGTGTGAGGATGTGCCGTATCCGGAGCATCACATCGGTGACTACATCGTGTTTGAGAATCTCGGCGCGTACGGCATGACGTTTGCGACCAACTTCAACGGATTCCCCAAGCCGACGGTGCAAGTGTATGTGAAGCAGAACACTTG GAACATGCTGCACTCGATCGCCGGTACCGACTGGAGGCAGAAAACACTCACCTTTTTCGAGAGAGAGTGCCCTAGAAAGGGGCCGGAACAATCCAGCGACCAGCTTTAA
- the LOC121599146 gene encoding translation initiation factor IF-3, whose product MNFITRLVVPQLRRLPLAHPPASWNRAALVSLGNVLFYSTKTSKPQEPAVAGAANHNKKAKTSPKVTLIAADESISIVNLDEAGKIANRRNLKLVKITDLDTKTQRPVYRLMTGSEYLNEDLKRREEKKKSKQDASVKGDKLLTISARIAEHDLASKIQNVLKWLSKSYEVRIVVTGDGAGNKAKQEDIAQRFEASIKDTGKIVQKRLRDNDLRFNILPTAGGSAVGGKKGLLDVKETTNGLNEPQAARGLHTQARSAA is encoded by the exons atgaatttcatcaCCCGATTAGTGGTTCCACAGCTACGGCGGCTACCCTTGGCCCATCCACCTGCTAGCTGGAACCGTGCTGCGTTGGTTTCCCTAGGGAATGTGCTATTTTATTCTACGAAAACATCGAAACCCCAGGAACCAGCAGTTGCCGGTGCTGCGAACCAcaacaaaaaggcaaaaacatcaccaaaagtaaCGCTCATCGCTGCGGACGAATCCATCTCGATCGTGAATTTAGATGAAGCCGGGAAGATAGCAAACCGACGCAATTTGAAGCTGGTAAAGATAACTGACCTTGACACGAAAACCCAACGTCCGGTGTACAG ACTGATGACCGGTTCGGAATACCTAAACGAAGACCTAAAGCGCCGCgaggaaaagaagaaatcCAAACAGGACGCCTCGGTTAAAGGCGACAAGCTGCTGACGATCAGTGCCCGCATCGCCGAGCACGATCTCGCCTCAAAGATCCAGAACGTGCTGAAATGGCTCAGCAAATCGTACGAGGTGCGTATCGTGGTAACGGGCGACGGGGCAGGCAACAAGGCCAAGCAGGAGGACATTGCGCAGCGCTTCGAGGCGAGCATAAAGGACACGGGCAAGATTGTGCAGAAACGGCTGCGGGACAACGACTTACGGTTTAACATCCTGCCAACTGCCGGCGGTAGTGCCGTGGGCGGTAAAAAAGGCCTGCTGGATGTGAAGGAGACTACGAACGGGTTGAATGAACCGCAAGCTGCTCGTGGCCTGCACACTCAGGCCCGCTCGGCGGCGTGA
- the LOC121599850 gene encoding GATA zinc finger domain-containing protein 7-like isoform X1 translates to MVFASYNSASYLLPLDNDQSVAFYRNENRLFPTPIGPAPGGVATPPGRNSGSNAANDMSITDMLTAAYHHEMQQQHHQTVGSGAGGGGGGGASVGNIATGDCPFGRVQSPATQQQQPYHHRFGGSVAMCDDFQPVGYLNGSSNGYYGFVPSLAAPTGGSGGGGGVGGARGPEPCNNNNVLPDAVNNNRSQHRPVTAANVNGHLSAMHFHGNRNHISCSDAGEQNNNNNSNNNNNNNISGGAAGMFHVQPFPAQQLVVRKRKEAANQQHQPHEDEEMDTNGQLAAGQQHPKRRKTSDTEQGWMEAVPFSGSNGGGVLYQHRAEIHEPAMDEMECQDHPHLPAAVNGLQGATATGQQHQLPTSKIQRRDELSLTSSSCTDASRDARGTTTVPLPGHPFVRLPVASGLHPPTVGRFEHGKSGQGCDLDLFHSLHGTGGGFSIGK, encoded by the exons ATGGTGTTTGCCAGCTACAACAGTGCGTCGTACCTGCTGCCACTGGACAACGATCAGAGTGTGGCGTTCTATCGGAACGAGAACCGGCTCTTCCCGACCCCGATCGGACCAGCGCCGGGGGGTGTTGCAACCCCACCCGGAAGAAACAGTGGCAGCAACGCCGCGAACGATATGAGCATTACCGACATGCTTACCGCTGCGTACCATcacgagatgcagcagcagcaccaccagacTGTTGGCAGCGgtgccggcggcggcggcggcggtggcgctAGCGTTGGAAACATCGCCACGGGTGATTGCCCTTTCGGGCGAGTTCAATCACCAGCcacgcaacagcagcagccgtacCACCATCGTTTCGGTGGATCCGTGGCCATGTGCGATGATTTCCAACCGGTCGGTTACCTGAACGGTTCGTCCAACGGTTACTATGGCTTTGTCCCGTCGCTCGCCGCTCCAACAGGTGgtagcggcggtggtggtggtgttggtggagCGCGTGGACCCGAGCCgtgcaacaataacaacgtGCTTCCGGATGCCGTCAACAACAATCGGTCGCAGCACCGCCCGGTAACAGCGGCAAATGTCAACGGTCACCTGTCGGCGATGCATTTCCATGGCAACCGAAACCATATCAGCTGCAGTGATGCCGGCGAGcagaataacaacaacaacagtaataataataataataacaacatcAGCGGGGGCGCTGCAGGGATGTTCCACGTGCAGCCCTTCCCGGCGCAGCAGCTAGTAGTGCGGAAGCGAAAGGAAGCGGCTAATCAGCAGCATCAACCGCACGAGGACGAAGAAATGGACACCAATGGACAGCTGGCGGCGGGACAGCAGCACCCGAAGCGACGAAAAACGAGCGACACGGAGCAAGGCTGGATGGAAGCGGTACCATTTTCGGGCAGCAACGGTGGAGGAG TACTGTACCAGCATCGGGCCGAGATCCACGAGCCGGCCATGGACGAGATGGAATGCCAGGATCATCCCCATCTTCCCGCTGCCGTTAATGGACTTCAAGGGGCGACCGCGACCGGACAACAGCACCAACTGCCAACAAGCAAGA TTCAGAGGAGGGACGAATTGTCGttgaccagcagcagctgcaccgATGCTAGTAGGGACGCTCGTGGCACGACGACGGTACCGCTGCCCGGCCATCCATTTGTGCGGCTGCCGGTAGCTTCCGGTCTGCATCCGCCCACTGTGGGGCGGTTCGAGCATGGCAAGAGCGGCCAGGGCTGCGATCTGGACCTGTTTCACAGCTTGCACGGTACCGGTGGCGGGTTTTCGATAGGAAAGTGA
- the LOC121599850 gene encoding bromodomain-containing protein DDB_G0280777-like isoform X2 encodes MVFASYNSASYLLPLDNDQSVAFYRNENRLFPTPIGPAPGGVATPPGRNSGSNAANDMSITDMLTAAYHHEMQQQHHQTVGSGAGGGGGGGASVGNIATGDCPFGRVQSPATQQQQPYHHRFGGSVAMCDDFQPVGYLNGSSNGYYGFVPSLAAPTGGSGGGGGVGGARGPEPCNNNNVLPDAVNNNRSQHRPVTAANVNGHLSAMHFHGNRNHISCSDAGEQNNNNNSNNNNNNNISGGAAGMFHVQPFPAQQLVVRKRKEAANQQHQPHEDEEMDTNGQLAAGQQHPKRRKTSDTEQGWMEAVPFSGSNGGGVLYQHRAEIHEPAMDEMECQDHPHLPAAVNGLQGATATGQQHQLPTSKKEGRIVVDQQQLHRC; translated from the exons ATGGTGTTTGCCAGCTACAACAGTGCGTCGTACCTGCTGCCACTGGACAACGATCAGAGTGTGGCGTTCTATCGGAACGAGAACCGGCTCTTCCCGACCCCGATCGGACCAGCGCCGGGGGGTGTTGCAACCCCACCCGGAAGAAACAGTGGCAGCAACGCCGCGAACGATATGAGCATTACCGACATGCTTACCGCTGCGTACCATcacgagatgcagcagcagcaccaccagacTGTTGGCAGCGgtgccggcggcggcggcggcggtggcgctAGCGTTGGAAACATCGCCACGGGTGATTGCCCTTTCGGGCGAGTTCAATCACCAGCcacgcaacagcagcagccgtacCACCATCGTTTCGGTGGATCCGTGGCCATGTGCGATGATTTCCAACCGGTCGGTTACCTGAACGGTTCGTCCAACGGTTACTATGGCTTTGTCCCGTCGCTCGCCGCTCCAACAGGTGgtagcggcggtggtggtggtgttggtggagCGCGTGGACCCGAGCCgtgcaacaataacaacgtGCTTCCGGATGCCGTCAACAACAATCGGTCGCAGCACCGCCCGGTAACAGCGGCAAATGTCAACGGTCACCTGTCGGCGATGCATTTCCATGGCAACCGAAACCATATCAGCTGCAGTGATGCCGGCGAGcagaataacaacaacaacagtaataataataataataacaacatcAGCGGGGGCGCTGCAGGGATGTTCCACGTGCAGCCCTTCCCGGCGCAGCAGCTAGTAGTGCGGAAGCGAAAGGAAGCGGCTAATCAGCAGCATCAACCGCACGAGGACGAAGAAATGGACACCAATGGACAGCTGGCGGCGGGACAGCAGCACCCGAAGCGACGAAAAACGAGCGACACGGAGCAAGGCTGGATGGAAGCGGTACCATTTTCGGGCAGCAACGGTGGAGGAG TACTGTACCAGCATCGGGCCGAGATCCACGAGCCGGCCATGGACGAGATGGAATGCCAGGATCATCCCCATCTTCCCGCTGCCGTTAATGGACTTCAAGGGGCGACCGCGACCGGACAACAGCACCAACTGCCAACAAGCAAGA AGGAGGGACGAATTGTCGttgaccagcagcagctgcaccgATGCTAG